One part of the Sciurus carolinensis chromosome 6, mSciCar1.2, whole genome shotgun sequence genome encodes these proteins:
- the Mat2b gene encoding methionine adenosyltransferase 2 subunit beta isoform X2, whose protein sequence is MPEMPEDMEQEEVNIPSRRVLVTGATGLLGRAVYKEFQQNNWHAVGCGFRRARPKFEQVNLLDSNAVHHIIHEFQPHVIVHCAAERRPDVVENQPDAASQLNVDASGNLAKEAATIGAFLIYISSDYVFDGTDPPYREEDIPSPLNLYGKTKLEGEKAVLENNLGAAVLRIPVLYGEVEKLEESAVTVMFDKVQFSNKSANMDHWQQRFPTHVKDVATVCRQLAEKRMLDPSIKGTFHWSGNEQMTKYEMACAIADAFNLPSSHLRPITDSPVIGAQRPRNAQLDCSKLETLGIGQRTPFRIGIKESLWPFLIDKRWRQTVFH, encoded by the exons GAAGAAGTAAACATCCCCAGTAGGCGGGTTCTAGTTACTGGTGCCACTGGGCTTCTTGGCAGAGCTGTGTACAAAGAATTTCAGCAGAATAATTGGCATGCTGTTGGTTGTGGTTTTAGAAGAGCAAGACCAAAATTTGAACAGGTTAATTTGTTGGATTCTAATGCAGTTCATCACATCATTCATGAATTTCAG CCTCATGTCATAGTACATTGTGCAGCAGAGAGAAGACCAGATGTTGTAGAGAATCAGCCAGATGCTGCTTCTCAACTTAATGTGGATGCTTCTGGGAATTTAGCTAAGGAAGCAG ctaCAATTGGAgcatttctcatttatattagCTCAGATTATGTATTTGATGGAACAGATCCACCTTACAGGGAGGAAGACATACCAAGTCCCCTAAATTTGTATggtaaaacaaaattagaaggaGAAAAGGCAGTCCTGGAGAATAACTTAG GAGCTGCTGTTTTGAGAATTCCTGTTCTGTATGGGGAAGTTGAAAAGCTTGAAGAAAGTGCTGTGACGGTCATGTTTGATAAAGTGCAGTTCAGCAACAAGTCAGCAAACATGGACCACTGGCAGCAGAGGTTTCCCACACATGTCAAAGACGTGGCTACTGTGTGTCGGCAGCTGGCAGAGAAGAGAATGCTG GACCCATCAATTAAGGGAACCTTTCACTGGTCTGGTAATGAACAGATGACCAAGTATGAAATGGCATGTGCAATTGCAGATGCCTTCAACCTCCCCAGCAGTCACTTAAGACCT ATCACTGACAGTCCAGTCATAGGAGCTCAACGTCCACGCAATGCTCAGCTTGACTGCTCCAAATTGGAGACCTTGGGCATTGGCCAGCGAACGCCATTTCGAATTGGAATCAAGGAATCACTCTGGCCTTTCCTCATTGACAAGAGATGGAGACAGACAGTCTTTCACtag
- the Mat2b gene encoding methionine adenosyltransferase 2 subunit beta isoform X1, translated as MVGREKELSIHFVPGSCRLVEEEVNIPSRRVLVTGATGLLGRAVYKEFQQNNWHAVGCGFRRARPKFEQVNLLDSNAVHHIIHEFQPHVIVHCAAERRPDVVENQPDAASQLNVDASGNLAKEAATIGAFLIYISSDYVFDGTDPPYREEDIPSPLNLYGKTKLEGEKAVLENNLGAAVLRIPVLYGEVEKLEESAVTVMFDKVQFSNKSANMDHWQQRFPTHVKDVATVCRQLAEKRMLDPSIKGTFHWSGNEQMTKYEMACAIADAFNLPSSHLRPITDSPVIGAQRPRNAQLDCSKLETLGIGQRTPFRIGIKESLWPFLIDKRWRQTVFH; from the exons GAAGAAGTAAACATCCCCAGTAGGCGGGTTCTAGTTACTGGTGCCACTGGGCTTCTTGGCAGAGCTGTGTACAAAGAATTTCAGCAGAATAATTGGCATGCTGTTGGTTGTGGTTTTAGAAGAGCAAGACCAAAATTTGAACAGGTTAATTTGTTGGATTCTAATGCAGTTCATCACATCATTCATGAATTTCAG CCTCATGTCATAGTACATTGTGCAGCAGAGAGAAGACCAGATGTTGTAGAGAATCAGCCAGATGCTGCTTCTCAACTTAATGTGGATGCTTCTGGGAATTTAGCTAAGGAAGCAG ctaCAATTGGAgcatttctcatttatattagCTCAGATTATGTATTTGATGGAACAGATCCACCTTACAGGGAGGAAGACATACCAAGTCCCCTAAATTTGTATggtaaaacaaaattagaaggaGAAAAGGCAGTCCTGGAGAATAACTTAG GAGCTGCTGTTTTGAGAATTCCTGTTCTGTATGGGGAAGTTGAAAAGCTTGAAGAAAGTGCTGTGACGGTCATGTTTGATAAAGTGCAGTTCAGCAACAAGTCAGCAAACATGGACCACTGGCAGCAGAGGTTTCCCACACATGTCAAAGACGTGGCTACTGTGTGTCGGCAGCTGGCAGAGAAGAGAATGCTG GACCCATCAATTAAGGGAACCTTTCACTGGTCTGGTAATGAACAGATGACCAAGTATGAAATGGCATGTGCAATTGCAGATGCCTTCAACCTCCCCAGCAGTCACTTAAGACCT ATCACTGACAGTCCAGTCATAGGAGCTCAACGTCCACGCAATGCTCAGCTTGACTGCTCCAAATTGGAGACCTTGGGCATTGGCCAGCGAACGCCATTTCGAATTGGAATCAAGGAATCACTCTGGCCTTTCCTCATTGACAAGAGATGGAGACAGACAGTCTTTCACtag